A window of the Henckelia pumila isolate YLH828 chromosome 3, ASM3356847v2, whole genome shotgun sequence genome harbors these coding sequences:
- the LOC140892740 gene encoding uncharacterized protein, with translation MGNASSMLTQYDIEEVQEHCNNLFTQQEIVSLYERFCQLDRNAKGFISADEFLSVPEFAMNPISQRLLTMVDGLNFKDFVAVLSAFSAKASASQKIGIIFKVYDRDGKGKVTFNDIIEVLKDLTGPFMSDKQREEVLCQLLQEAGYTRESSLLLDDFIKILDHEGLKMEVEVPVD, from the exons ATGGGTAATGCTTCATCAATGCTGACACAATACGATATTGAAGAAGTTCAAGAACACTGTAATAATCTCT ttACTCAGCAAGAAATAGTGTCTCTGTATGAGAGATTTTGCCAACTGGATAGGAATGCGAAAGGGTTCATATCAGCAGATGAGTTTTTGTCAGTACCAGAATTTGCAATGAATCCAATTTCTCAG AGATTGCTAACAATGGTGGATGGGTTGAATTTCAAGGACTTTGTTGCAGTTTTGTCTGCTTTCAGTGCAAAAGCATCTGCATCTCAGAAGATTGGGA TTATCTTCAAAGTATACGACAGGGATGGCAAAGGAAAGGTGACTTTCAATGACATAATTGAAGTGCTCAAGGATTTGACCGGCCCATTTATGTCGGATAAGCAACGAGAG GAAGTTTTATGTCAGCTTCTGCAAGAAGCTGGTTACACAAGGGAATCCTCTCTTTTGTTGGATGATTTCATTAAG ATATTGGACCATGAAGGTCTGAAAATGGAGGTGGAAGTCCCAGTTGATTAA